The Verrucomicrobium spinosum DSM 4136 = JCM 18804 genome includes a region encoding these proteins:
- the xseB gene encoding exodeoxyribonuclease VII small subunit — translation MTEEERLPEDLSFEEAMESLEAIVSSLESERMPLEEMVQSYERGARLLSQCRSRIESARQRVEMITADLDGRGRVSLSDFAAMEETATPTAAGNPASEESPKPRVPRKKPAPEESNEGEIRLF, via the coding sequence ATGACCGAAGAAGAACGCCTCCCTGAAGACCTTAGCTTTGAAGAAGCGATGGAGTCGCTGGAGGCGATTGTGTCCTCGCTGGAGAGCGAGCGCATGCCCCTGGAGGAGATGGTGCAGAGCTATGAGCGTGGGGCCCGTCTGCTGAGCCAGTGCCGTTCCCGAATCGAAAGTGCCCGCCAGCGGGTGGAGATGATCACGGCCGATCTGGATGGCCGAGGCCGGGTCTCCCTCAGTGACTTCGCCGCCATGGAGGAGACTGCAACACCCACAGCTGCTGGCAACCCAGCCTCAGAAGAGAGCCCCAAGCCCCGTGTCCCACGAAAAAAACCGGCCCCAGAAGAGTCGAACGAAGGTGAGATCCGATTGTTTTAG
- a CDS encoding ArnT family glycosyltransferase, with translation MMDSQDQTSRRGGVSGPSWGVVLVFFAVLVALFFVQLFATFRGISSPATMDAAQVAREIARGNGFHTKLIRPYAWQQQLKAGKDAPLEQMVDTHQPPLPTLLMVPMMQAFKGHWKFPESSRIYPLDRVIVGASLLLFVASIGLAYLTVQRVFDAWIAGWTVILMVLCQYFWEVGRSGLTPMMLLFFFNLALYWLVGALEAVEEGRPGVARYAVGLGLVTACMVMTHWMALWLMLGLTVAAAIWLRPRALALAVLLPSVLALAAWGWRNQMVGGDALGSSKAMLQAALMLPGDTWLLRDFSGTSPPVDVGFLLRKTLSNLIDQFGTLYLHLGAVLPAGMFFLALLHPFKKGETRNLRWALAIVWGMALVGMSFVGLPGKEFDENQMHQIFIPLFAAYGLAFLTVLWARLGFTHAGWWGKNALVVTVVLISILPMVRALPLEVLAGLYNKGQFAHWPPYLPDRIAKVKDYVDEKELVYTDMPWAVAWYADCKAVWLPMEVAQFNEMRDRSRAHGEEVAGMLFTPLSSKVSNVTDVFSGEYRAWAPEVYRGSGIGLGLDTLSTGTFPFKEIFPLAGQPVGTRFLVQMAFMSDRRRWEAEAAK, from the coding sequence AGCGGACCTTCGTGGGGAGTGGTGTTGGTCTTTTTTGCCGTGCTCGTGGCGCTGTTCTTTGTGCAGCTTTTTGCCACCTTCCGGGGGATTTCGTCCCCTGCGACCATGGATGCTGCGCAGGTGGCGCGGGAGATCGCACGAGGGAACGGCTTCCACACCAAGCTGATCCGGCCTTACGCGTGGCAGCAGCAGTTGAAGGCGGGAAAGGACGCTCCGCTGGAGCAGATGGTGGACACGCACCAGCCGCCTCTGCCCACGCTGCTCATGGTGCCAATGATGCAGGCTTTCAAAGGGCACTGGAAGTTTCCAGAAAGCTCACGGATCTACCCTCTGGACCGGGTCATCGTAGGGGCGTCGCTGCTTCTCTTTGTCGCCTCCATCGGCCTCGCTTATCTGACGGTGCAGCGGGTTTTTGACGCCTGGATCGCAGGCTGGACGGTGATCTTGATGGTGTTGTGCCAGTATTTTTGGGAGGTGGGGCGCAGCGGGCTCACCCCCATGATGCTGCTCTTCTTTTTCAATCTGGCGCTCTATTGGCTGGTGGGTGCTTTGGAGGCGGTGGAGGAGGGGCGCCCTGGCGTGGCCCGCTACGCCGTGGGGCTGGGCCTGGTGACGGCATGCATGGTGATGACTCACTGGATGGCGCTTTGGTTGATGCTCGGACTGACGGTGGCTGCGGCCATTTGGCTGCGGCCTCGGGCGCTGGCGCTGGCCGTGCTGCTGCCATCCGTCCTGGCGCTGGCGGCGTGGGGCTGGCGCAATCAGATGGTGGGTGGAGATGCCCTCGGCTCCAGCAAGGCGATGCTGCAGGCGGCGCTGATGTTGCCGGGGGACACCTGGCTACTACGGGACTTCTCTGGTACCAGTCCGCCGGTGGATGTGGGCTTCCTGCTCCGGAAGACACTGAGCAATCTCATCGACCAGTTCGGGACCCTGTACCTCCACCTCGGTGCCGTCCTGCCCGCAGGGATGTTTTTTCTGGCGTTGCTCCACCCGTTCAAAAAGGGGGAGACAAGGAACCTGCGCTGGGCGCTGGCCATTGTGTGGGGCATGGCACTGGTGGGCATGAGCTTCGTGGGGCTGCCGGGCAAGGAGTTCGATGAAAACCAGATGCATCAGATCTTCATCCCGCTCTTTGCGGCCTATGGTCTGGCGTTTCTCACCGTCTTATGGGCCAGGCTGGGCTTCACCCATGCTGGGTGGTGGGGGAAGAATGCGCTGGTGGTGACGGTGGTGCTCATCAGCATCCTGCCCATGGTCCGGGCGTTGCCTCTGGAGGTGCTGGCGGGACTCTATAATAAAGGGCAGTTCGCTCACTGGCCGCCTTATCTCCCGGATCGGATTGCCAAGGTGAAGGACTATGTCGATGAGAAGGAACTGGTGTACACGGACATGCCCTGGGCCGTCGCGTGGTACGCGGACTGCAAGGCAGTGTGGCTTCCCATGGAGGTGGCCCAGTTCAACGAGATGAGGGACCGCTCCAGGGCGCACGGTGAAGAAGTGGCTGGCATGCTTTTTACCCCCTTGTCCTCCAAGGTGTCGAACGTGACCGACGTCTTTTCCGGCGAGTATCGAGCCTGGGCTCCAGAGGTGTACCGTGGGTCAGGCATCGGCCTGGGGCTGGACACGCTGAGCACGGGAACCTTTCCCTTCAAGGAAATCTTCCCCCTGGCTGGGCAGCCAGTGGGCACCCGATTCCTCGTTCAGATGGCCTTCATGTCAGACCGCCGTCGCTGGGAGGCGGAGGCCGCCAAGTAG